A stretch of DNA from Acropora palmata chromosome 12, jaAcrPala1.3, whole genome shotgun sequence:
ACTTGCACAGGCAACTAGAAAACCCATGATTTTGTTACCTGCGAGGTTTTACATGAGACTTAAACAGAGATATTAgttgaactttatttaacaTCAATAAGCTATACTGTATTTCATAAAATCAAACGAAAATTACAAACTCAGAgcacatcatcatcatcactattGTCACTATTATTTTTGCACTAAAAAGTTCTCTAAAACATTGCACAACACAAAAAGTTAAGCGCACATTTATTCTATGTTAATGTGGTGGCCGTCTCATGAGCGGCCTAAACAATCATCACCGTCATCTTAAAACATAAgaactaatattattgttataatattgttattatgcCCATTCCTTATAGACTCCGGGCAGGATATTCGGGCTGTTTTACAGGTTTTCTAGTCCTTGGGAGGGGGTTATAACAAGTCACCACAGGTCCCAGGTCTCTCTCTTCCTTCTGCTTACAGGGACAGTACTTTTCTTAGTATCTTTGCTGTCCCCAGCAATGCTGTTTTCTGGATGACTTCCAAACTCACTTTCACGCCAATTTGCTTCATGTACTTATTAAAGTTCACTGATACAGTGTAAGGGACAGTTTGTCGTCCCGGGGCCGCGCTCCCCACAGTACCCCCTTCGTGCGGGTCACATGAAAAAGGCAGGAACATGTGCTCTCCGCTACGTGTTGTTAAAGTTGTGCATTTAACGCTCGTTTGTTTGTTGAGCTATCGATGTTGAGCTTTAGTTTGATGCCCGAAAAATATCTGTACCGTCAGTAAAATTACGTGTACAAGATTAAACTTAGTGTGTGAAGCTTTGTCTGCGATTTGTTCAACAACAGTATTTCGAAGTTTTCACTTTCCACCACTCCCTCAGGCTTCTGTTCATACCAGTTACTAGAGCGGTTCGAACTTGACATGAAATCTCAGCTCGATGGTAAGAATAAGGTCAAAGCAGCAAACACGCGGGCTGTGTTGCTCATGAGGTATGGAGCAGGAACAATAAAATGGAATAAGGGGGAACTTCAGGAAATTGATAGAAAGTCTAGAAAAATCATGGCAATGAATAAGGAGCTACACGCAAGAAGTGACGTTGCCAGAATGTACGTACCCAGAAACAAGGGAGGAAGAGACCTGACCAGTTGTGAGAGCTGCGTCAggagagaagagaaaaaagctaaaaactgCAATTTTCTGGTGAATTTCGGCAGTCGTGACGTTTGGCTTTGgaactgtatttttttttcgttgaccCTCTGAAATTGTTCCAAATTTAAGgaataaaattgattttttggtcaaattttcgaattttttaaaatttgttttggatGCTATAAGCCAAAAATCGATTATTCGAAACTGAGTTAAGGGTGCGTTTTTTGGGGGGGAGAATATGGATTTGTGATCTCGGATCATATGGATTCTTCACTACCGAAACAATGTAAAATGCGAAAATGGATCATTCGGCCATGGCAGCACAAGATAAAGACCCGTGGTCTCTCCTAAACATTTTAGCTGCAACAAGACATAACGGAAGTCATCACACCATCATGTGGGTCTACTCTATTAAAAATCATGATTACTAAGAGTTCATTTAGTTTAAAAAGTCGccacaagaaaagaaatagtCCAGCGATCGATAAAAGCAGCTGGTAAAAACATGCTTTCTTAGTTTATACAAATCGACATCTTTAAAGGGCATTGTTTACACTCAAATTGCTTCGCTGTAGGAAAAGTGCGTCAAATATCGGTAAAGTACTTATTTCGTGTTGTTTTCTTGAGTGAAATTTGCGCCGAAACCGACTTCGACTTCCTCGTGATGAGGGTAATGACGCAAACAAACCGGAACGATGATTCCtctggtgtacgttggatcaatagtgatctaattGGTTTCACgtatagaatgaagaaaatagaagcagaagtcgacacaacgtagaaggatttttttgtaggtgtactatatttcggctggccaaaccagtcTTCTTCAGGTgcaatgagaattttacattggtacttgatttttatgttgcatattttgtaataccggaagaggtaacaatatttaATAAGTTTATTCGCGGATGTTCACTGTTTTATACCATTTTTGCATGGATAACCGATAGCCGgaaatactttttttctgaTCTTGTACAAAAAACGCTCAGGTAGCGAATCTCAAAAAATCCTGACTTAGATTTGATCTGAATAATCCACCCAGAGTGTGGATTTTATGCATTTCACAATAAAAAACGCAAATTCTGCTTTTGGATTCAGAAATCTGGATTTGGATTTtctcaaaagaaagaaaaagaaaagaaaacgcaCCCTGAGATTCCAGACATTTTGACATCGGCTCTTAAATGTCTTTTCCTCCGTAACACAGGGTGGACGTAAATAATAATCACGTTTAGGTTTTGCCTGCTCCTATGGAACTCTCAAGCATTTGTAGATGAATGATGACATAAAACTTACCGAGAAAAGAACTGGAGTTATCCCTTGCCACTGAGTTCCACAAGAACACGTCAATAATGATAAAGAGAAAAACTAACCACCTTTTTGTCGGATACATGTGTTCACGCTTCAGTCATGACTATCTTTATCACtaaagaaggaaaatttaaAGCAGAACTCAAGAGAAGGATAGAAATGCTAATGACTTAATTAGACCCGTTACACAACATTGTCAAAAGACAGTTggcttttcaaatgactaaTAAATGgctaattgcttttttttttaaattgtgaaACGCCTGCATGGTACAATATCCAATTTTCTGAAGGCAGACTTAATGGCAACACCAATTCTTCATGGAAATGAGTCTTTTAATAAACACAGTTTTGAATTAAAATCTGCATACACTAGGCTATTTCATCATTGCTTTTAGGATTTTGTAAAAGTAGTTACACATCTGAGTCATATAAAAATCCACACTGAAACGATCTCTCTTATAGTGATTCATCATCTCAAGGCGAATTTTGTCAATATCTAAATGgtctaaattattttttattccattttatttttcgccATGTTATTTTCTATAAAAAATAACGACAGTACGTTTCTTAAAAGCATTCTAAGATTTAAAAAGCTAAAACGACGATGTTTCCAcgttatcaagtcaaaaattgCATAAAAACTTTTCTCTATTTTAATACTAAGAAGAACAATATAGGGTGAGAATAATTACTGAATTGTTTTTGGTATTACTGTTATAATTCATTCTTATTGTGCATAAATAACCATGAACACTCTTCACGAAGGCTTTCTTCAGGCAATTAcaacataaataaaaaaaccaaagcaaaaaaaccTACGCAAATGGTCACGGAAGAACTTGACACTGGGTCACTAGAAATCAAGTCCTGGAAATACTGGCTCGATATCGTTAGGAACCAAGATATAGTGCATGGCGACATTAACGTCCATATTGTAATATATTGGTTCAAAGACCAAACGCGCTTTCTGAACACAAGactttcttttaaatcatCCAAAAACTCGCACACGTGATCTGCTGCCACTTACGGATCATTGCGCGTGCGCAACAGCTCAGACCCTAAAGATAAAGCAAATATTCCAGTTTCGAATTCCCCTGCTAATTCTAAAAAACCGTTGGATTTTCGTGTAGCAGGCCCAACTTTTGCACCGCGACAAGGCTAAGCCTATATTcgctttttctttcgtttaaACTGCGCTACGAGTCAGATATATCTTAGAAAATGGAGCAAGAAAAAGGTAAAGAAAGCAAGAGAAGGAAACACCGAAGCCGTGGAAAGGAGTCTGCAGCAGCTGAGTGTAATAGTTATGAATATAATAGCGATAGAGGTGTGTCTGGTTTAcgcttttttaaatttcctaCTGAGAACCCTGCAAAAGCACGGTGGTGTAATTTGATCAAGCGCCAACACGGAAGAGACGGTTTTCGTGTAAGCGAGAACACTGTAATatgtgaaaaacattttaggaaacaCGAAATAATCAAAGTTGCGTTGCTGGGGGAGTGAGGAGCTGATTGGGTAAAGGTATAGTTTTGTTTAGGTCTGCGTAATTTTATAATAAAGCTGATTTTATGACCGTCTTGTATCCCGACTCCATATTTTGATGGAAATCTatttaataatgatattttaatatttatacAGGAATGTCCAATTTAGCTAAGCTAGTTTAAATGGAGTCCTGATATAAGTAGGAGTCGAtttttgcggagggaggaaaccggagtgcccggagaaaaccctcgaagtcaggttgagatcgactggaACTCAATCCACacacaacatttgtagtagaggtggaatgCGTGATTGATGTTTACTACACCATCCTGACTTCCCAAgaagtacagcacagggtagtttatccagatggtcacccatccagataacAACCCTGTCCAACAGgacttaacttcggtgaacaaacgggaaccggtgttttccctttgctGATAGCCGCACAACTATTTAGAATCCAGCTGTTGAAGTGcgtaataattatgataatctTGTATAGTTTgacttaaaagaaataaaacagtcCATTGTCCATTGCTATTTCTGGGTCTGCTTCATTTATTTGTGTATTTATTTGTGAGATGTACATTATGTTTCTTAGAAATTTATCAGGCTCTTTCCGCCTTACAGCTGCATCATGAAAATTAGAGACTGTTAACTTGTCACGTTTGAGTTGCCTCCAAACTTCATTATTACTTTGGCCCCTTGTTACATGTCAACTTTTTCAATGTCGACATCTGAAACACTCTGATTATCCGCATAGTAATCCATCATTCTCTTAAAATGAGAAGATGATATATCATAGTCATCACAGCAGTTACCTGTGGAGACACattatgaaacaaaaaatagcaaCTGCTTTGTAAACAGTTAGTTCTGCTGAAAGTTGACTTAGTGCCTCTGGGTTGACTCGCCTGTCTGCTGGTGCCCTGGGGTCATACAGACTGGCTTTGGCACATTAATCAGTTTTCTTACCAAACCGATATTTTGTGATGATCATGTTATTCACTGGTTTAGGGTCCACTTTTACATTCATGGGAGCATTCCAGCTACAAAGTCTTGAGGTACAAGAAACTGGCTCTCCATGTTCTTTAAGTCCCCGACGACAGAAATCTTCAACAGCCAAAAGGATGCCACCAACATGATTACAGTGACTTAGCCCATCTACACCTGTcctaaaaatgcaaattataaaaaaattgttattttagaAATATGTTGGGGTTTTCTATTACAAGGCATAATTAAATGTTGGAGCGAACAAGAAGAAAGATTGTTGTTATTTCTACatctcattattattccttcCTTCAGATGTAGCAGCATTAAATTCAAAACGTTTTGGGTGCATTATCAAATCATTCCAACCATACATACATTATTCCTCCTTGATCTTCCAAATAACAAAATGTATTTTCGCACTTACCCTGCAGGACATTGGCAAGCTGCTTTCAGTACTTCCCCAAGTTGGTTCATAGAAATAATGACCTTAAATTTCTGCTGCTTCATTGAGACTAATACTTCTCCTTTAACGTAAGTAATTCCCCCTTTTGCACTAACGTGGGTCCTCCTGATTTGTCCCTCTTTGAAGAACTGAaaagctttcatttttttgtatcCTGACGTGCGAATTGAAGCGTGGTCgtattttgctgttttgatGACAAGATAATCATACAactgcagaaagttgaaaggTGGTAGTCCTCGTAAGTCAGCAGCCCATACACAATCCACCGCCTCAGCCATAAGACTCTCCTACGTTATATCAGCACTTTTCTTGCAAGATGTAACAGGCAAAAATGGTACATTTTCTTGTTCGGGTAGTCCATTAGTTGACGTTTTTTGCCTTTCAAAGAGTGCGTGACATCCGCTTCTTTCCAGTCACGGGCTGCCCCCGATCACGTAGAATCTTCTTTAGCTCTCCCACTTTAAGTTTCTCGATCGCTTCCAATGATTCGTTTACCGGTGCGGTAGGAATTTCCATGAAAAATCACGTATAAGCTTATAAATCACGTTTACTTGTCCAGATGTGTTGGCGCTCAAATAGAAGCATACAGGCTTGGCCTCGTCCCGGTGCAAAAATTGGGCCTGCTAGACGAAAATCCAGCGGTCTTTTAGAATGAGCGGGGAATTCGAAACAGGACTATGAACTATTTAGACAGCGAGTACCAAAGAATGCTGCAAGCCGTCTTGTTTACTGTTGGTCCATAACTGAATCTGAAATAAAACGACTCGCCGTGGAAGAAACCTGCACTGATCACAAAAAATAACCTTAACACTCTTATCGATATTTCGGCGACTTTATTAAGTACATAATCCAAATCGAAGCCATCCGAGCCAAAGAGGTTCGTTGCGTCATGGTTTCGTAACCGGATGTAGGTTGTTTTCTATTCTCATGATAtgacaaagaaatcaatatCTAAACAAGAATCTCACTGTCATCTGTTCGTAGCTATAGTTTCCAAGGCACgagttgaatttttttcatagcaATTTAAAGCCATCAGTAAACTGGAGAGATTTCTGAATTATTTACATTTAACTTCCACACTTTGACCGAATGCACGACTaaaatttggcgcgaaaaaaCGTTAtcaaaaagttaatgattaGGtaagaaatataaagaagttttttttagcggaaaacaaggaaaattttccatgTAACAATCATTAATTCTGTTTGGCTATTACTCAATTGAAATGAGGATAATGCATCGAATCATAATGATCCATCCGGTATCTAAAGCCGCGGCGGGACATGTGCAGGTTGTGAAACCGTCACGCAACTAAACTTCGCTCCAGTGGATTCAGAGAAAcgttgaatattattttcgtGATCAGTGTAGGTTTCCACTGCGAGCCGTTTTATCTTTTCTGCAGCTTCAAGATACGATACGGTATTTTAGGGTCTGAGCCCTGAGTTTTCGAGAAACAAGACGGTTTGTAATAATCCGTGGCACACGCTGTctaaatttgttttatcttAGGGTTTGAGTTTTCGAGTTTTCTTACGGTCTGagtttttagggtctgagttttcgaaaCACCCTGAGGGTCTAAGCTTTTAGAgactgagttttcgagacacccagggggtctgagttttcgagacacccagagGGTATGAGTTTTTAGGATCtcagttttcgagacaccccgAGGGTCTGTGTTTTTAGGGTCTGAGGTCcgagttttcgaggtctgagttttcgagacacccacaaaatgataaacaacgcaTTGTTGATTGACAATTGACGGCTTAGCTTCTTTACGTTTAAGATCTTGTTCTAATTTCTTGCTTATAAAAGCTAGCTAAAGTAGGGCCAATTTTATGACTAAGATCAAGCAACTGCCTCCGAACGGCATTTGCTGAAAGGTAGACCAATTCTCACTATGTTGCTCTCGTCAGTAATGAAGTTATGataacgtcgaaacgtcgtcgcTTTTAAATCATCTTTTTAGCCCTTTGAATCTTTTTCACTCGGCTTCATTTTTGAGGTCAAAAACTATCATTTGAAATTTGGTCATGAATCACAATTaataaaaagtttgaaaaggtttAAAAACGCTGGCAAGAGGGTGGACATTAGGAAGCCATCTCAAAAGCATTCAAGTCTTCGCGTATTTCGCATTGATTATGCTTGCCTTGCTAGCCACTGTATTTCCTATGGCATGATATAAAATGGTTATGCAACACTTTCTCGTGGTATAACCATGGATTATCCCACTcgtcacttgtattttcttggCATAGACACTCGCCTAAAGGCTCGTGTGTGTActagaaaatacaagtgacgAGTGGGATCTTCCAAGGGTATACCACTCGAAAGCGTTGCATAACTAGTATATAtgtatatcttttttttttcatcagctGTAGCATCAACAAAGTCATgtaaaagcaaataataaCCGAGTCGCGGTTGCTGAAAGGGTGTAAAGCAGTATCCATcagatattttttaaatcacTATTCACTAAATCACTTAACAAATGGATAAAAATTTATCGGCTGGATAGCTTTGTCGAATCTTTTCATCACTGAAAAGAAACAcgagaaagaagaagaagaagaagaagaagaagaagaagaagaagaagaagaagaagaagaagaagaagaagaagaagaagaagaagaagaagaagaacaccGAAGAAGAACATGATGATGTATTAGAATATTAGCCACTGAGAtattaaatataaaattataaataaaatactaaaagaaattaatatgaaatataaaataatagttACAATAATATATGATAGATTTTAATATAGctaaaaaaatgagaagatAAAATGCATAAACATGAACTTTACAACTTGAACGTCGCTAAATGGATAACTTTTCAACCGAATCGAAAAGTGGCAACTTTCATTtatctgtcttttttttcctttttgaacGTCACTATGTGATTAAATCTAATAAAGGACGAAATATATGTGAATTATTCAAGGAAATGACAGCGGGTTGAACTTAATGGACAAAATTTTCTCTTACCTTAATCTCATGAAAGAATGATGGCTTGGCAATACCAAACTCTGAGTAAAAAAGAAACCCAAGATCGAATTAACGGAATCACAAGATTCATATTGATGGTAAAGGTGAACAAAGTTTTAGCATTGTTTATTGCCGAATCACCCCTTAACAACAACTGCAGATGTCTCTAGCACGTCAAGTTTGCCcagcttcattttcttgtcattGAAGCTGATGTGCCCTTTTTATTGAACTGTCTGTCTCAACTTCTAATGGAATTAACTCTTTCTAATGCTGAAACTGTCAAGAAATCAGAAAACGTAAGAATGACAACAGTTTTATTTCTCAATTGGAGGAACATCCTCATGAtaacaaaatataatattttcaacttaACTTGACCTCTTACATGCCATAtcggtaattttttttttttaatcaactgtTCCTGCCAACCCAGTAAGACGCTCTCACCTGTTTAAACATATCTTTGTGAAATTTGCAGAGAGAAAGTCCTTGCTTTCTTGACATAAGAAAACTAATTGGAACGTGAAAGTCTGATTCTGCTTTTAATCCGCAACTCATAGTTACTTGATTTTTCAGTACTCAccacttttttcttcaaaaatccATTTACACTCAGGTcgcttttttgctttgtttgtttcttttgtgttattattttattttattactttttgttcatttcttcgttctcaaattattttcagcgAAATTGCTTCATGCTTCTTGCTCATACAACTGCACTCATGCAGTCTCCAGGTAGACGCAAGACATAAAGTCTCAAATTTTCCTAACTATTTAATTTCCTGCAGTGACAGATGCTTGAAAACTTCGATAAATGGCTGACCTTGAATTACTGACGACTTTATTGAACTGTCCGCCTCAGcttcaaatgaaattaagtCTTTCTAATGACGAAAGTCCGGAAATCAGAAAACGTAAGAATGACAGCAATTTTATTTCTCAATTGGAAGAACATCTGCATGGTAACAAAGTATAATAATTTCAACTTAAATTGACCTCTTACAAATTATATTGGTCCAATTTTTCCTGCGATCAACTGTTGTTGCCAACTCAGTATGTGAAACACCCTGTTTAAACACGTCTTTGTGAAATTTGCAGAAAGAAAGTCCCTGTTTTCTTGACATAGGAAATCTAATGGGAACGTCTAAATCTGTCAACTCATACTTGACTTTTCTGTTATCACTACCCTATTTCTTGTCGAAAAATACATTCACTCTtcggtcatttttttttttcgtttggtttgtttcttttgtgttatttgattattttatttgattgttattttttgtttcttcgttCTTAAATTACTTTCTGCGAAATGCTTCATCCTTTCTTGCATACAGGGCTCCTTGCTGATACAATTGCATTCATTCAAGGTTCATAATATTGTTCTGACTggtaattatgttca
This window harbors:
- the LOC141860530 gene encoding uncharacterized protein LOC141860530, whose translation is MAEAVDCVWAADLRGLPPFNFLQLYDYLVIKTAKYDHASIRTSGYKKMKAFQFFKEGQIRRTHVSAKGGITYVKGEVLVSMKQQKFKVIISMNQLGEVLKAACQCPAGTGVDGLSHCNHVGGILLAVEDFCRRGLKEHGEPVSCTSRLCSWNAPMNVKVDPKPVNNMIITKYRFGKKTD